TCCTGGAGGGTGGGGCGGTCAGGTGCCGGACAGTGCCTGCTCGTAGGCCAGGAGGGTGTCCACGAACATCCGGCGCTGCTCCGGTGTGAGCGGCTCCAGGGCCTGGCGCCAGGCTGTGGCGCCGTACCCGAGCCACTCGTTGATCGACTCCGCGTGCCGGTGGCCGATGCTCACGATCGTGCGGCGCCGGTCGGCATCGTCCTCGCGCCGGTCGAGGACCTCCTTCCGGCTCAGCTCCCCCACCATCAGGCTGACCGTCGCGGGCGCCACCTCCAGCCGCGACGCCAGCTCGTTCACCGTCATCGGCCCGTCGAAGAGCAGATACGCCAGCAGTGACAGATGCCGGGGCGCCAGCGAGAGCGACTGCAGCTCAGGGGGCACCCCCATGCGCTTGGCCCGTCCCACCATGCGCGGCATCAGCAGCAGCAGCGTCCTGATCCCGTCGTCCACGCTCAAGCCGTCAGTTGACATCCCCAATACCTTGCTGTCTAAATTAGCTTTGGTTGCAAAGCAAATACGAAGCCTCGTCCAAGGATAATGACGTGTCTGACTTCAATCAGCAGGTGATCGAGGAGTTCCGGGCGAACGGCGGCACGGTGGGCGGCATGTTCGAGGGCGCGCCTCTCGTCCTGCTCACCACCACCGGCGCCAGAACGGGCCGCCGCCGCACCAACCCGGCCGTCTACCTGCGGGACGGCGAGCGGGTCCTGGTGTTCGCCTCCAACGCGGGCGCCGACGCGAACCCGGCCTGGTACCACAACGTGCTGGCCAACCCCAGGGTGATCGTCGAGCTGGGAGCGGAGCGGTTCGCGGCCAGGGCGGTGCCGCTGGAGGGCGAGGAGCGCGACCGCATGTACGCCAGGCAGAGCGCGATCGACCCGGCCTTCGCCGCGTACCAGGAGGGCACCGCCCGGGTCATCCCGGTCGTCGCGCTCCATCCCGAGGCCGAGCGGCTGCAGGCGTTCGGGGACGAGCTGGTCAGGATCCACGACTACCTCAGAGGCGAGCTGGCCAAGGTGCGCGAAGGGGCGCCGGCAGCCGATCTGCGGGCGCACTGCCTGGCGTTCTGCGACGCGATGGCCTTCCACCACAACGGCGAGGACCGGGTGGCGTTCCCCCATCTGGACAAGCTCTTCCCCGAGCTGAAGGAGCCCCTCGACCGGCTGCGCGCCGAGCACGCGGTGATCGCCGAGCTCGTCGGGAAGCTGCGCGATGCGGTCGAGCCCGAGACGCTCGACCGCATCGCGAACGAGTTGGAGGCCCACTTCGCCTATGAGGAGGAGCGCCTGGTCCCGGTGCTCAACTCGCTGGAGAGCGTCCCCTGGGCCTAGCGGACGCGCTCCTTAACGTACGGGCGCGGCGCGCAGCCGTACGACGTGCTCGACCAGCGAGATCAGCGTCGCCTTGACCGACTCGCGGTGCCGGGCGTCGGTGCGCACGATCGGCACGTTCGGCGACAGCGCGAGCGCCTCCCTGACCTCGTCGTCGGAGTGCGGGAACTGCCCGTCCCAGCCGTTGATGCCGACCACGAACGGCAGCTTCGCCTCTTCGAAGTAGTCGATCGCGGGGAAGCTGTCGGCCAGCCGCCGCGTGTCGAGCAGCACCACCGCCCCGATCGCGCCGCGCACCAGGTCGTCCCACATGAACCAGAACCGGTGCTGTCCGGGCGTGCCGAACAGGTACAGGATCAGGTCACGGTCCAGGGAGACCCGGCCGAAGTCCATGGCCACGGTCGTGGTCTGCTTGTTCGGGGTGAGTCCGAGGTCGTCGATGCCCGCGGACGCGTCGGTCATCACCGCTTCTGTCGTGAGCGGGAGGATCTCGGACACCGCCCCCACGAACGTCGTCTTGCCGACGCCGAACCCACCGGCGACGACGATCTTCGTCGACGTCAGCCCGGGGCTAGAGCCTGCGTAGTCCACTGAGCACCCTTTCGAGCATGTTGAGGTCTGGCTGTCCCTGGCTGAGGCGTGGCTGGTGCAGGCGGACAAGCCCTTCGTCGGACATGTCCGCCACGAGCACCCTGGCCACGCCCAGCGGGACGCGGAGCAGGGCCGAGATCTCGGCGACCGACCGGAACGACCTGCACAGCTGCATGATGGCCTCCTGCTCGGGGGTGAGCATGGCCATCTCGTCGTCCGGGATCGACATCGACGAGATCAACGTCTCCATCGCTAGGTGATAGCGCGGCTCGGATCGGCCGCCGGTCACCGCGTAAGGACGGAACAGGGGCTCGTCGTCCCCGTTGCCGTCAACGCCATACACGGCCCGCTCCCATCAGTTCCATCACATCACCGGGTCCTGGCGGCCTGGAGCTCGGCCCGCAGGGCCGGTGTGAGCGCCTGTCCGGCTCTGTCCACCAGCAACGTCATCTGGTACGCCACCAGCCCCATGTCACAGTCGGGGCCCGCCAGCACCGTGAGCACGGAGCCGTCGCTGATCGCCATGACCAGCAGCAGGCCACGCTGCATCTCGACGACCGTCTGCGTCACCGCGCCGCCCTCGAACACCCTGGAGGCGCCCACGGTCAGGCTCAGCAGGCCGGCGGAGACGGCGGCGAGCTGGTCGGCCCGGTCCGGCGGGAAGCCTTCAGAGGCGGCCAGGCACAGGCCGTCGGCCGAGACCACGACGGCGTGCGCGACTCCGGGCGTGTTACGCACGAAGTCGGTGATCAGCCAGTCGAACCTGTTCGCCTCATGGCTAAGGGTTGTCACGCATCCTCCCCGGCGGGACGCTCACTCACTCTGTTCCTCCTGTCCACGAACTTCCTGGCGGCCCCGTCGCACACCCTGCTGGTAGCTGGCCATCCGGCTGCGTATCCGGTCCGCCGAGACCGGCGGGGTCGGAGCCGGCCGCTGCGGCTGCTGCGGCTGCGCCGGCTGGCTCGCCGTACCGGGAACCAGGTTGGCCTTGGGGGTGCGCTTCGGGAGCCCGGCGGCGGTGATGCCGCCGAGGCTGGGCTCGACGGCCGCGGCCGCCGCGCGCCAACCGGCGTCGGCCGCCGTCCGCCACGCTTCCTCCCCAGAGGGTACGGCTTGCGCGGACTTGTCCTCACCGGGACCTGCCGGCCGCGGCGCCGCCTCGCGCACCGGCGGCTCGTTGGGCGGCCTGCGGAACCAGGCGGACTCCACCGACGCGAAGATCGGCAGGTACTCCTCCTGCTCGGGCTCCATCGGCGACACGTCGACCGAGGGCGTGGGCTCCGGCCTGCGCACGTCGTTCGTGGAGAACGACGGAGCCGGCGGGGGCGTCTGGAACGCGCCATTACCGGATGGGCGCGGGGCCTGGTTCGGGAACGACGGGTAGGCGCCCGAGTCGAACGAGGCCGGCTGCCTGCGGTAGGAGCCGCCGTCGGTGTCGGCGCCGAAGCCGTTCACGCCGGCCCTGCCCGGGTCGGAGTGGAACGGCGCGCTGTCGAACGAGCGCGGCTCCGGCGTGCCCTGAGGGGGCCGGAAGCCGTGCCGGGGCGCGGGGGCGCCGGGCCGGGGGCCGGCGTCCAGGGAGTCGAAGCTGCCGAACGACCTGAAGGTCCCGTTCTGCACGGACGGGGCCGCCGGGGTCGGCACGGTGCCGCCGCCGAAGGCCGGCCGCTGCGGCATGGGCGGCTGCGTGCCGTCGCTGATGAGCGCGGGCGGGAGCAGCACCATGGCGATCAGCCCGACGCCCTCGCCCTTCCTGAGCTGCACCCGGATGCCGTGGCGCAGCGCCAGCCGGCCGACCACGAACAGGCCCATGCGCCGCGAGACCGACACGTCCACCACAGGCGGCTCGGCCAGACGGCGGTTGGCCTCGGCCAGCTCCTCCTCGGTCATGCTGATGCCGGCGTCGCTCACCGACAGCAGCGCGCCGCCGCCCTCGATGAGGCTGCTGGTGACCGTGACCTGGGAGTTGCTCGGGGAGAACTGGATGGCGTTCTCGACCAGCTCGGCGACCAGGTGGACCAGGTCGTTCGCGGCGCTGCCCAGGACCGAGGTGGCCCGGTGCACCTTGACCTGCACGCGCTCGTAGCCCTCGACCTCCGACAGCGCGGCGCGTACGACGTCGACCAGCTTGGCGGGCTGGCTGCGCCGGCGGGTGGCCTCGTGACCGGCCAGGACCAGGAGGTTCTCGGAGTTGCGGCGCATGCGGGTGGCCAGGTGGTCGAGCTTGAACAGGTCGGCCAGCCGGCCGCCGTCCTGCTCGCCCTTCTCCAGGCCGTCGATGAGCGAGATCTGCCGCTCGACCAGCGTCTGGGTGCGGCGCGAGAGGTTGACGAACATCGAGCTGATGTTGCTGCGCAGCTCGGCCTCCTCGCCCGCCAGGCGTACGGCCTGCCGGTGCACCTGGTCGAAGGCCCTGGCCACTTCACCGATCTCGTCGTTGCCCTCGACCTCGATCGGCCGGACGTCGGCCGTGGAGGCGTCGCCGTTGGCCCGCAGCCGGTGGACCACGTCGGGCAGCCGGAAGCCGGCCACCTCCAGCGCCTCCGTACGCAGCCTGCGCAGCGGGCCGACCATGGAGCGGGCGATGGCCACGGTGAGCAGCAGGACGAGCAGCAGCAGCGCCAGGATCAGGGCGCCTGCGATGATCGCGTTGCGGATCTCGGACTCGCGCAGCTCCTGGCTGCGCAGGCCCACCTGGCCGGCCAGCTCCTTCTCGATCCCGTTCAGCACCTTGATGGCGGCCGTGTTGTCGTTGAACCACTGGTCGCGGCTGCCGTTGGCGGAGATCAGGTTGTCGGCGATCCGCAGGCCCGGGGTCCGGTCGCGGGCCAGCGCCTGGCTGCTGACCAGCGTGACCGCGCGGGACTTGGTGAGCTGGGCGTTGACGTACTGGGTGTTGGAGGTGAGCGCCCTGGACAGCTTGAGGCCGACCTCGGCGCCGGCCTCCGCCCCGACGTCGGAGATGTCGCTCAGCTGGCGGGCGTTGGAGGCGATGAACCCCTCGACCTCCTTGGCGTCCACGTCATCGGGGTGGTACGAGGCCTTGAGCAGCTGGATGCGCTGCTGGGAGATCTCCTCCTTGGCCGCCGCGAGCGCGTTCAGGGCGCGGAACTGGCCGATGATCTGGGAGTCGTCGGACAGCAGGCTCAGCTCGTCGTGCAGCTTGAGCAGGGTGTCGGTGAGGAAGTCGTACCGGATCGTGTCGGCCTGGCCCTCGGCCCTGATCTGCGGCAGCCGGCTGAGGTCGTGCTTGGCCTGCTGGGCGGCCTTGACGATGCGGGGGCCGTACGAGTCGTCCATCGCGTCGAGGTCGGTGTTCACGACCTTGACCAGCGCGTCCACCGCTGCCTTGCGCTGCTCGAGCGGCCCGGCGAGCTTCTTGCGCATCGCGCGGCTCGCGCCGAGCCAGCCGCTCGTGTCACGCTCCAGACCGAGCGCCTGGACGAGGTCACGGACGTGGCCCGCCTGCTCGGCGCCGGTCGCCGTACGGTCGTAGTCGCCGATGCTCTGGACCGAGCCCACCACACGGGCTCCTCCGAGCACGACGCCGGCCATCGTGGGCACCAGGATGAGCGCGGTGAGGCGCCATCTCACGCGCCAGTTCCGCAGACCGAGGCGTGGCAGTGACCGCTTCCCGCGGTCCCGCTTCGCGGCGACGCCGCTGTCGGAGTTCCCCGTTGTCACTGCTTCCTGTACCCCTCAATCGTCCCGCCCGCCACGGGCCTTAAAGCCGTCACACAAGGTATCCGCAGCTACTGACTTAACCGGCAATTCGGACAAATTGTCGTAGAAATGTGACCGGCAGTCGTGTGCTGTTGGTTATCGCAGCGCGGCAAGGACCTGATCGCGGACTTGTGCCCTCTGCCCGGCGTCGCTGAGGGGGCGACCGGCGCGATCCACGACATAGAAGACGTCCACCGCCTCCGCGCCGAGAGTCTCTACGCGAGCGGCCCTCACGTCAAGACCACACTCCCCGAACGCCCGTCCAATACGCCACAGAAGTCCCGGTCTGTCATGGGCCCTGACTTCCACCACAGTGGCGGTCGCGGAGGCGTCGTCGACCAGTGTTACGCGAGGTGGAGCCACAGGCACCCGGGGCGGCCTCATGGAGCGGGCGCGGCGGGCCAATCTCTGTTCGATGTCAAGACGCCCAGCAAGGACGAGACGGAGATCGGACTCCAGCGTCGCGGGGTCCGGCGGGGAGCCGTACTCGGGGATGACCGAGAACTCGATCACCGCCGTGGAGCCCGCGGAGGCGGACGAGGCGGAGCGCACGATGAGCCGGTGCGCCGAGAGCACGCCGGCGGCGCTCCACAGCAGTCCCACCCGGTCGGGGGCGACGACCGTGACCGCTCCCCCGTTGACGCGTACGGCCCCGCCGCCGTGCCTGGCGAGCCCGGCCTGCTCGGGCGACAGGGTGGGCGGCTTGGGCGGCGGCGAGCCGGCCAGCACGGACCTGACGCGGCGCACGAGGTCGGCGACGAGCCCCGCCTTCCAGCCGTTCCAGGCGGCGGGACCGGTCGCGTGGCCGTCCGCGACCGCCAGCGCGGCCAGCAGGTCGAGGACCTCGCGCGTGCCGACGGTGGCGGCGACCTTCTCGATCGTGACGGGGTCGTCGAGGTCCCTGCGGGTGGCGGTCTCGGGGAGCAGCAGATGGTGGCGTACGACGGTGGCGAGGGTCTCGACGTCCTGCGGGGGCAGGCCGATGCGGGTGGCGATGTCGCGTACCACGACCTCGCCCGTGGCGGAGTGGTCCCCTGGCCAGCCCTTGCCCACGTCGTGCAGGAGCGCCCCGATCAGCAGGAGGTCCGGACGCGAGACGTCGCGGGTGTGGCTGGCGGCGTTCGCGGCGGCCTCGATCAGGTGCCGGTCGACTGTGAAGCGGTGGATGGGATTGCGCTGGGGACGGTGGCGTACGCGTTCCCAGTCAGGAAGGAGTTTGACAAGAATGCCCGCCTGGTCGAGCTCCTCCCACACGGGCACGGCGGCGCGGCCCGCGCCGAGGATCGACACCAGGCAGTCGCGCGCCTCTTCCGGCCACGGCACCGGCATGGGCGGTGACTGAGCTGCGAGTACGGAGACCGTGGCGGGGGCGAGCGGCAGCCCGGAGTCGGCTGCCGCGGCGGCGGCACGCAGCACCAGGACGGGGTCCTTGCGCGGATCGACCCCTCTGGCGAGCACCACCTCGCCGCCGTGCTCGACCACGCCGTCCGCCAGCGGGCGGCGGCCTCGTGGAGCGGGCCCTGACAGCAGCCTGTCAACGGTGCGCCAGGTGCCGTCGAAGGCGTGGGAGACGGTCCGGCCCGCCTCGGCCAGCCTGCGCATGAGCGCCTCGGCGTCGAGCAGGCCGAGCAGCCCGGCCACGGCGTCCTGCTCCTGGAGTACCAGCCGGTCGGTGCCGCGGGCGGTGACGACGTGCAGCGCGTGCCGCACGTCCAGGATGAACTCGTACGCCTCGCGCGCCCTGGGGCCGGGGGCCGAGGCGACCCAGGCGGCGGCCACCGCCTGCATGGCCTGGACGTCGCGGAGCCCGCCGCGACCGTCCTTGAGATCGGGTTCGAGCAGGAAGGCCAGCTCGCCGCTGACCTGGGCCCGCTTGTCGGACGCGTCACGCAGCTCGCCGAGCCTGCGCCGGGAGTCGGCCCGCCACTCGGCCAGCACCGCCTCCCTGGCCTTCCTGGTCAGCTCGGGGTCGCCGGCCACGTGCCTGGCCTGGATGAGGCCGAGCACGGCCTTCAGATCCTGCCTGGCGACGCTCACCGCCTCCTCGACCGTCCGCACGGAGTGGTCGAGATTGACCGCGGAGTCCCAGATCGGATACCAGATCCGGTCCGCGACCCGCGCCACGTCGGCCCGGCCGTTGTGCAGCAGGACCAGGTCGAGGTCGCTGCCGGGGGCGAGCTCGCCCCTTCCCAGGCTCCCGACGGCGACCAGTGAGACGTGGTCGCCGTCGCTCGCCGTTCTGAAGAGATCCTTGAGCCAGCGGTCGATGTCCGCCGCCCGCTCCTTGCGGGCCGCGGCGTACGAACGGGCCTCTCCCCTCACTACTGTGCCCCCTTGCCGAGCTCCGCCCGGACGCCGTCGTCCGGGCTTCGCGTTGTCATTGGCCTCACCCTCCGTCCGGAGGGCGTCTACAGGGCTTCCGGACCGCGTTCTCCCGTGCGTACCCGGACGACGGCGTCCACCGGGACGGACCAGACCTTGCCGTCGCCGATCTTTCCGGTGTGCGCCGCCTTGACGATGACGTCGATCACGTCCTCGGCGTCATCCTCTTCCGTGAGGACCTCCAGGCGGACCTTCGGCACCAGGTCGACCTGGTACTCAGCGCCGCGGTAGACCTCGGTGTGGCCGCGCTGGCGGCCGTAGCCGCTCGC
This genomic interval from Nonomuraea helvata contains the following:
- a CDS encoding MarR family transcriptional regulator, which gives rise to MSTDGLSVDDGIRTLLLLMPRMVGRAKRMGVPPELQSLSLAPRHLSLLAYLLFDGPMTVNELASRLEVAPATVSLMVGELSRKEVLDRREDDADRRRTIVSIGHRHAESINEWLGYGATAWRQALEPLTPEQRRMFVDTLLAYEQALSGT
- a CDS encoding nitroreductase/quinone reductase family protein, with protein sequence MSDFNQQVIEEFRANGGTVGGMFEGAPLVLLTTTGARTGRRRTNPAVYLRDGERVLVFASNAGADANPAWYHNVLANPRVIVELGAERFAARAVPLEGEERDRMYARQSAIDPAFAAYQEGTARVIPVVALHPEAERLQAFGDELVRIHDYLRGELAKVREGAPAADLRAHCLAFCDAMAFHHNGEDRVAFPHLDKLFPELKEPLDRLRAEHAVIAELVGKLRDAVEPETLDRIANELEAHFAYEEERLVPVLNSLESVPWA
- a CDS encoding GTP-binding protein translates to MTSTKIVVAGGFGVGKTTFVGAVSEILPLTTEAVMTDASAGIDDLGLTPNKQTTTVAMDFGRVSLDRDLILYLFGTPGQHRFWFMWDDLVRGAIGAVVLLDTRRLADSFPAIDYFEEAKLPFVVGINGWDGQFPHSDDEVREALALSPNVPIVRTDARHRESVKATLISLVEHVVRLRAAPVR
- a CDS encoding DUF742 domain-containing protein encodes the protein MYGVDGNGDDEPLFRPYAVTGGRSEPRYHLAMETLISSMSIPDDEMAMLTPEQEAIMQLCRSFRSVAEISALLRVPLGVARVLVADMSDEGLVRLHQPRLSQGQPDLNMLERVLSGLRRL
- a CDS encoding roadblock/LC7 domain-containing protein, which translates into the protein MTTLSHEANRFDWLITDFVRNTPGVAHAVVVSADGLCLAASEGFPPDRADQLAAVSAGLLSLTVGASRVFEGGAVTQTVVEMQRGLLLVMAISDGSVLTVLAGPDCDMGLVAYQMTLLVDRAGQALTPALRAELQAARTR
- a CDS encoding sensor histidine kinase — protein: MRWRLTALILVPTMAGVVLGGARVVGSVQSIGDYDRTATGAEQAGHVRDLVQALGLERDTSGWLGASRAMRKKLAGPLEQRKAAVDALVKVVNTDLDAMDDSYGPRIVKAAQQAKHDLSRLPQIRAEGQADTIRYDFLTDTLLKLHDELSLLSDDSQIIGQFRALNALAAAKEEISQQRIQLLKASYHPDDVDAKEVEGFIASNARQLSDISDVGAEAGAEVGLKLSRALTSNTQYVNAQLTKSRAVTLVSSQALARDRTPGLRIADNLISANGSRDQWFNDNTAAIKVLNGIEKELAGQVGLRSQELRESEIRNAIIAGALILALLLLVLLLTVAIARSMVGPLRRLRTEALEVAGFRLPDVVHRLRANGDASTADVRPIEVEGNDEIGEVARAFDQVHRQAVRLAGEEAELRSNISSMFVNLSRRTQTLVERQISLIDGLEKGEQDGGRLADLFKLDHLATRMRRNSENLLVLAGHEATRRRSQPAKLVDVVRAALSEVEGYERVQVKVHRATSVLGSAANDLVHLVAELVENAIQFSPSNSQVTVTSSLIEGGGALLSVSDAGISMTEEELAEANRRLAEPPVVDVSVSRRMGLFVVGRLALRHGIRVQLRKGEGVGLIAMVLLPPALISDGTQPPMPQRPAFGGGTVPTPAAPSVQNGTFRSFGSFDSLDAGPRPGAPAPRHGFRPPQGTPEPRSFDSAPFHSDPGRAGVNGFGADTDGGSYRRQPASFDSGAYPSFPNQAPRPSGNGAFQTPPPAPSFSTNDVRRPEPTPSVDVSPMEPEQEEYLPIFASVESAWFRRPPNEPPVREAAPRPAGPGEDKSAQAVPSGEEAWRTAADAGWRAAAAAVEPSLGGITAAGLPKRTPKANLVPGTASQPAQPQQPQRPAPTPPVSADRIRSRMASYQQGVRRGRQEVRGQEEQSE
- a CDS encoding [protein-PII] uridylyltransferase yields the protein MRGEARSYAAARKERAADIDRWLKDLFRTASDGDHVSLVAVGSLGRGELAPGSDLDLVLLHNGRADVARVADRIWYPIWDSAVNLDHSVRTVEEAVSVARQDLKAVLGLIQARHVAGDPELTRKAREAVLAEWRADSRRRLGELRDASDKRAQVSGELAFLLEPDLKDGRGGLRDVQAMQAVAAAWVASAPGPRAREAYEFILDVRHALHVVTARGTDRLVLQEQDAVAGLLGLLDAEALMRRLAEAGRTVSHAFDGTWRTVDRLLSGPAPRGRRPLADGVVEHGGEVVLARGVDPRKDPVLVLRAAAAAADSGLPLAPATVSVLAAQSPPMPVPWPEEARDCLVSILGAGRAAVPVWEELDQAGILVKLLPDWERVRHRPQRNPIHRFTVDRHLIEAAANAASHTRDVSRPDLLLIGALLHDVGKGWPGDHSATGEVVVRDIATRIGLPPQDVETLATVVRHHLLLPETATRRDLDDPVTIEKVAATVGTREVLDLLAALAVADGHATGPAAWNGWKAGLVADLVRRVRSVLAGSPPPKPPTLSPEQAGLARHGGGAVRVNGGAVTVVAPDRVGLLWSAAGVLSAHRLIVRSASSASAGSTAVIEFSVIPEYGSPPDPATLESDLRLVLAGRLDIEQRLARRARSMRPPRVPVAPPRVTLVDDASATATVVEVRAHDRPGLLWRIGRAFGECGLDVRAARVETLGAEAVDVFYVVDRAGRPLSDAGQRAQVRDQVLAALR
- a CDS encoding P-II family nitrogen regulator; the protein is MRLITAIIKPFKLDDVKAALEQFGIKGMTVSEASGYGRQRGHTEVYRGAEYQVDLVPKVRLEVLTEEDDAEDVIDVIVKAAHTGKIGDGKVWSVPVDAVVRVRTGERGPEAL